A stretch of the Proteus sp. ZN5 genome encodes the following:
- the ftsY gene encoding signal recognition particle-docking protein FtsY has protein sequence MAKEKKGFFSWLGFGRNKEENIEQEKEQQRLEEERLEQERLAKEAQEDAARQAQLEADQERLEAERQEAQRVVQDRLAQEAEKQRLEQEKAQRQAELKAEQERLEAERLEQERLAQEAQAQRQAELKAEQERLEAERLEQERLAQEAEAQRLAQEEAQRQAELKAEQERLEAERLEQERLAQEAEAQRLAQEEAQRQAELKVEQERLEAERLEQERLAQEEENERLAIAQAEAEDIESLREEVLADKVVEQEKPKKEGFFSRLKKGLLKTRQNLGSGFLGLFRGKKIDDELFEELEEQLLIADVGMETTTKIITSLTKHATHKDLKDAEALYGKLREEMGDILNKVDKPLNIEGKKPFVILMVGVNGVGKTTTIGKLARQYQAEGKSVMLAAGDTFRAAAVEQLQVWGERNNIPVVAQHTGADPASVIFDAIQSAQAKGVDVLIADTAGRLQNKSHLMEELKKIVRVMKKLDEEAPHEVMLTLDASTGQNAVSQAKLFNETVGLTGLTLTKLDGTAKGGVIFSIADQFSIPIRYIGVGEGIEDLRPFKADDFIEALFAREE, from the coding sequence ATGGCAAAAGAAAAAAAAGGTTTTTTCTCGTGGCTCGGTTTTGGGCGTAACAAAGAAGAAAATATTGAGCAAGAGAAAGAACAGCAACGCTTAGAAGAAGAGCGTTTAGAACAAGAACGTTTGGCAAAAGAAGCTCAAGAAGATGCGGCTCGCCAAGCGCAATTAGAAGCAGATCAAGAACGTTTAGAAGCAGAGCGCCAAGAAGCACAACGTGTTGTGCAAGATAGATTGGCACAAGAAGCTGAAAAACAACGTTTAGAACAAGAGAAAGCCCAACGCCAAGCTGAACTTAAAGCAGAGCAAGAGCGTCTAGAAGCAGAGCGTCTAGAGCAAGAACGCTTGGCTCAAGAAGCGCAAGCTCAACGCCAAGCCGAACTTAAAGCAGAGCAAGAGCGTTTAGAAGCAGAGCGTCTAGAGCAAGAACGCTTGGCTCAAGAAGCTGAAGCTCAACGCCTTGCGCAAGAAGAAGCGCAACGCCAAGCCGAACTTAAAGCAGAGCAAGAACGTTTAGAAGCAGAGCGTCTAGAGCAAGAGCGTTTGGCTCAAGAAGCTGAAGCTCAGCGTCTAGCGCAAGAAGAAGCACAACGCCAAGCTGAACTTAAAGTAGAGCAAGAACGTTTAGAAGCAGAGCGTCTAGAGCAAGAACGTCTAGCTCAAGAAGAGGAAAACGAACGTCTCGCTATTGCGCAAGCAGAAGCCGAAGATATTGAATCTTTACGCGAAGAAGTATTGGCAGATAAAGTTGTTGAACAAGAGAAACCTAAAAAAGAAGGTTTCTTTAGCCGACTGAAAAAAGGCTTACTGAAAACTCGCCAAAACTTAGGTTCAGGATTCCTTGGCCTATTTCGAGGTAAGAAAATTGATGATGAGCTATTTGAAGAGTTAGAAGAGCAACTCTTAATTGCTGATGTAGGCATGGAAACTACCACTAAAATCATCACTAGTCTGACTAAACACGCCACTCATAAAGATCTTAAAGATGCTGAAGCCCTTTACGGTAAATTGCGTGAAGAGATGGGCGATATTTTAAATAAGGTGGATAAGCCATTAAATATTGAAGGTAAAAAACCTTTTGTTATTTTAATGGTTGGCGTTAACGGTGTTGGTAAAACAACTACAATCGGAAAATTAGCGCGACAGTACCAAGCTGAAGGTAAATCTGTCATGTTAGCTGCGGGTGATACATTCCGTGCGGCAGCGGTTGAACAGTTACAAGTTTGGGGTGAGCGTAATAATATTCCTGTAGTGGCACAACATACTGGTGCTGATCCTGCATCTGTTATTTTTGATGCAATTCAATCAGCCCAAGCAAAAGGTGTCGATGTTCTTATTGCTGATACCGCAGGACGATTGCAGAATAAATCCCATTTAATGGAAGAGCTGAAAAAAATCGTTCGTGTTATGAAGAAATTAGACGAAGAAGCACCACATGAGGTGATGCTGACGTTAGATGCAAGTACCGGACAAAATGCAGTTAGCCAGGCAAAACTCTTTAATGAAACAGTTGGGCTAACTGGATTAACATTGACTAAACTCGATGGTACAGCAAAAGGGGGAGTTATCTTCTCCATTGCTGATCAGTTTAGTATTCCTATCCGTTATATTGGGGTAGGTGAAGGTATTGAAGATCTACGTCCGTTTAAGGCCGACGATTTTATTGAGGCTCTGTTTGCCCGCGAGGAGTAG
- the rsmD gene encoding 16S rRNA (guanine(966)-N(2))-methyltransferase, which translates to MAKKPQKAPMGQIRIIGGKWRGRKLPVLDSQGLRPTTDRVKETLFNWLMPVIQDARCLDCFAGSGGLGIEALSRYAHETTFIEYERAVAQQITANLTLLNAENGLVIQDSALSYLAKQGSPYNVVFLDPPFHKGMLSDTIQLLENNGWLAQDCYIYIEEEVKAQTYTIPNHWTLHREKIAGQVAYRLYIRNLSA; encoded by the coding sequence ATGGCCAAAAAACCACAAAAAGCCCCAATGGGACAAATAAGAATTATTGGGGGAAAATGGCGTGGTCGTAAACTTCCTGTTCTCGATAGCCAAGGATTACGACCAACGACGGATAGAGTAAAAGAAACGCTCTTTAATTGGCTAATGCCCGTTATCCAAGATGCCCGTTGCCTCGACTGTTTTGCAGGAAGTGGTGGTTTAGGCATAGAAGCCCTTTCTCGCTATGCGCATGAAACCACGTTTATCGAATATGAACGTGCAGTTGCCCAACAAATTACCGCAAATTTAACCTTACTTAATGCCGAGAATGGGCTTGTCATTCAAGATAGTGCATTGTCATATCTCGCTAAACAAGGTTCGCCTTATAATGTCGTTTTTTTAGATCCTCCTTTTCATAAAGGCATGTTGTCAGACACTATCCAGTTATTAGAAAATAACGGTTGGTTAGCGCAAGATTGCTATATTTATATTGAGGAAGAAGTTAAAGCACAGACTTATACAATTCCGAATCATTGGACATTGCATAGAGAGAAGATCGCAGGGCAAGTCGCGTATCGTCTTTATATTCGCAATTTATCTGCTTAA
- a CDS encoding DUF1145 family protein, whose translation MLIFFGRFLMVGVWGFLFLNIISPFPKPLKYFMDIALIFMVIMHGLQIVMYKAGQPKDQKPSTALQFRIFFFGIFELLKIQKELRKEYEEKQKNKTKPQP comes from the coding sequence ATGTTAATCTTTTTTGGCCGATTTTTAATGGTCGGTGTTTGGGGCTTTCTGTTTTTAAATATTATTTCCCCATTTCCTAAGCCTCTAAAGTACTTTATGGATATTGCATTGATTTTTATGGTGATTATGCATGGATTACAAATCGTCATGTATAAAGCAGGACAACCTAAAGATCAAAAACCCTCAACGGCATTACAGTTTCGCATTTTCTTCTTTGGGATCTTCGAGCTCTTAAAAATACAAAAAGAATTACGCAAAGAATACGAAGAAAAACAGAAGAATAAAACAAAACCACAGCCGTAA
- a CDS encoding DUF2500 domain-containing protein, producing the protein MNKAAILGIAVLVIIIASATYRFFEQRKQRISDDNSPVTLYMVEVIDKKEVAANERRSRENDVNGPETTHYYQVTFRLTTDDRKDLVLKIDKSAYQDIEPEMKGRLFMQGSRFVQFETDMPIDEPNNK; encoded by the coding sequence ATGAATAAAGCGGCTATTTTAGGGATTGCAGTACTGGTGATTATTATAGCGTCAGCAACTTATCGTTTTTTCGAACAAAGAAAACAGCGAATAAGTGACGATAATTCACCTGTTACACTCTATATGGTTGAAGTGATTGATAAAAAAGAAGTTGCAGCAAATGAACGACGTTCAAGAGAAAATGATGTAAATGGCCCAGAAACAACACATTATTATCAAGTGACCTTTCGTTTAACCACTGATGATCGTAAAGATTTAGTGTTAAAAATCGATAAATCAGCTTATCAAGATATTGAGCCTGAAATGAAAGGGCGTTTGTTTATGCAGGGCAGTCGTTTTGTACAGTTTGAAACCGATATGCCAATCGATGAGCCAAATAATAAATAA
- a CDS encoding lysoplasmalogenase family protein: MSWPFLAVLFSGWLYIDAAYRGPNWQRWLFRPITLLLLLLWAWQVPEHNINSYLIVGALLATLLSDILRMFDGKYLLPSLALVFLSYIFYMVSFLLPLQLSFYLPLLGFVILAFIIILAIVWTKLDKLAIPASLTLLAAFTMFWVAGEKFFYLSNDYNLSVMIGSLLLVIAYSIWLINRFRFSFSASKGLVSACYFIGHFFIVRALFL, from the coding sequence ATGAGTTGGCCTTTTCTCGCCGTATTATTCTCCGGATGGCTTTATATTGATGCCGCATATCGAGGTCCTAATTGGCAACGATGGTTATTCCGTCCTATCACGCTACTTCTTTTATTACTCTGGGCATGGCAAGTTCCCGAGCACAATATTAATAGTTACCTTATTGTCGGTGCGTTATTAGCGACTTTACTTTCTGATATCTTAAGAATGTTTGATGGTAAGTATTTACTACCTTCTCTTGCTTTGGTTTTTCTAAGCTACATATTTTATATGGTAAGTTTCTTACTCCCATTACAACTCTCTTTTTATCTTCCTTTACTGGGATTCGTTATTCTCGCTTTCATTATCATTCTGGCGATTGTTTGGACTAAGCTCGATAAGTTAGCCATTCCAGCCTCTCTAACTTTACTAGCCGCATTTACTATGTTTTGGGTTGCTGGTGAAAAATTCTTCTACTTAAGCAATGATTACAACTTATCAGTAATGATTGGCTCATTATTGTTAGTGATTGCTTACTCAATATGGCTAATCAACCGCTTCCGCTTCTCATTTTCAGCGTCTAAAGGGCTTGTCAGCGCCTGTTATTTTATTGGCCATTTCTTTATTGTCAGAGCACTGTTCCTGTAG
- a CDS encoding zinc/cadmium/mercury/lead-transporting ATPase: MTKHAHKHDNHKHTDACCSSSQCCSGHSENSTRSHTESGHSHTKIDKSDPECEDEHHHGHSHEHDHDNHDHNHDEHNHTHGSCDINAPVSNIEPEKIAQQRFSWKVQGMDCPSCAQKIETAALKVTGVKQAKVLFATEKLVVDADSDLRADVIAAINSAGFELFDLSSPQSQKVVKQSFLKESSFVIILALLMAISWGAEIIDPQAGRAAFIATTLIGLFPIVKKSLQLIRSGTPFAIETLMSVAAIGALFINATEEAAMVILLFMIGEMLESYAAGRARRGVSALMALVPEEATLVKDGKKQTVPVAQLRPGDIIEIAPGSRLPTDAELVSAFASFDESALTGESVPVERLQGEKVAAGCLSVDRSVQMKVVSEQGQNAIDRILQLIEEAEERRAPIERFIDRFSRYYTPAIMLFSALVIIVPPLLFSQPWETWIYRGLTLLLIGCPCALVISTPAAITSALAAATKRGALIKGGAALEQLGTVNTIALDKTGTLTEGKPQVTDVVAETGFNEKEVLTFASSVEIGSHHPLAKAIINKAQDEGVLVVEAEDRKALAGKGIEGYLNSQHILVSAPSQLSEATLLSSQWQQEVARLEDEGKTVVVVLKESQLVGVIAMQDTLRSDAVESMKLLKEMNINAVMLTGDNPRAAAAIAKKLGMDFRAGLLPEDKVTSVMEISKTHNTMMVGDGINDAPAMKAATIGVAMGSGTDVALETADAALTHNRLTGLPEIIKLSRATRKIIRENITIALGLKAIFLVTSLLGITGLWVAVLADSGATALVTANAVRLLRVKISASNKE; encoded by the coding sequence ATGACTAAACATGCTCATAAACACGATAATCATAAACATACCGATGCTTGCTGCTCAAGTTCTCAATGCTGTTCAGGTCACTCAGAGAATAGTACGCGCTCACATACTGAAAGTGGACATTCTCATACTAAAATAGATAAAAGTGATCCTGAATGCGAGGATGAGCACCACCACGGACATTCCCACGAACATGATCATGATAATCACGACCATAACCATGATGAACACAACCACACTCATGGAAGCTGTGATATCAACGCCCCTGTCTCTAACATTGAGCCAGAAAAGATTGCACAACAGCGCTTTAGCTGGAAAGTACAAGGAATGGATTGCCCAAGTTGCGCTCAAAAAATTGAAACCGCAGCACTCAAAGTCACAGGTGTAAAACAAGCAAAAGTCCTTTTTGCCACTGAAAAACTGGTCGTTGATGCTGATAGTGATCTACGTGCTGATGTCATTGCAGCCATTAACAGTGCCGGTTTCGAGCTTTTTGATCTCTCATCGCCTCAATCCCAAAAAGTGGTGAAGCAGAGTTTCTTGAAAGAGAGCTCATTTGTGATTATTTTGGCGCTTTTAATGGCGATTAGTTGGGGTGCCGAGATTATTGATCCCCAAGCAGGTCGAGCCGCCTTTATTGCAACAACCTTAATTGGTCTATTCCCCATTGTGAAAAAGTCCTTACAACTTATTCGCAGTGGTACACCATTTGCTATCGAAACATTGATGAGTGTCGCTGCAATTGGTGCACTATTTATTAATGCAACCGAAGAAGCAGCAATGGTTATTTTGCTGTTTATGATTGGTGAAATGCTGGAGTCTTATGCCGCAGGACGTGCTCGTCGTGGTGTGAGTGCATTAATGGCATTAGTGCCAGAAGAAGCAACATTAGTCAAAGACGGTAAAAAACAAACTGTTCCTGTTGCGCAATTACGTCCGGGCGACATTATTGAGATTGCACCGGGTTCACGTTTGCCAACAGACGCGGAATTAGTCAGTGCATTTGCAAGCTTTGATGAAAGTGCATTAACGGGCGAATCCGTACCCGTAGAGCGTTTACAAGGTGAAAAAGTCGCTGCTGGTTGTTTATCTGTCGATAGATCTGTACAGATGAAAGTAGTATCAGAACAAGGGCAAAATGCTATCGACCGCATTTTGCAATTGATTGAAGAAGCAGAAGAGCGTAGAGCCCCAATTGAACGCTTTATTGACCGCTTTAGTCGTTACTATACACCTGCGATTATGCTGTTCTCTGCACTGGTTATTATTGTTCCGCCATTGTTGTTCTCACAACCTTGGGAAACATGGATTTATCGCGGCTTAACCCTATTACTCATTGGTTGTCCTTGTGCTTTAGTTATCTCAACACCAGCCGCCATCACGTCAGCATTAGCGGCTGCAACTAAACGCGGAGCGCTGATCAAAGGTGGTGCAGCATTAGAGCAATTAGGTACTGTTAATACTATCGCATTAGATAAAACAGGCACATTAACAGAAGGGAAACCTCAAGTTACTGATGTTGTTGCTGAAACCGGATTTAATGAAAAAGAAGTACTGACTTTTGCTTCATCTGTAGAAATTGGCTCTCATCACCCATTAGCAAAAGCCATTATCAATAAAGCACAAGATGAAGGTGTGCTTGTTGTTGAAGCGGAAGATCGTAAAGCGCTAGCGGGTAAAGGAATTGAAGGTTATTTAAATAGCCAACATATTCTGGTGAGTGCGCCTTCTCAATTATCAGAAGCCACATTACTCTCTTCTCAATGGCAACAAGAAGTTGCACGCCTTGAAGATGAAGGCAAAACCGTGGTAGTCGTATTAAAAGAGAGTCAGCTTGTCGGTGTTATTGCTATGCAGGATACCTTACGCAGCGATGCTGTCGAATCAATGAAGTTATTGAAAGAGATGAACATCAATGCCGTTATGCTAACAGGTGATAATCCAAGAGCAGCCGCGGCTATTGCGAAAAAATTAGGTATGGATTTCCGTGCAGGATTGCTGCCTGAAGATAAAGTGACTTCAGTCATGGAAATCAGTAAAACGCATAACACAATGATGGTGGGCGATGGTATCAATGATGCACCAGCAATGAAGGCAGCAACCATTGGTGTCGCGATGGGAAGCGGTACAGACGTTGCACTTGAAACAGCTGATGCAGCATTAACGCATAACCGTTTAACTGGCTTACCTGAAATTATTAAGTTGTCTCGTGCGACACGTAAAATTATCCGTGAAAACATCACGATAGCACTTGGTTTAAAAGCGATATTTTTAGTAACAAGCTTATTAGGAATTACTGGACTTTGGGTTGCTGTTCTTGCTGACTCAGGAGCAACAGCACTGGTAACAGCCAATGCCGTAAGACTGTTAAGAGTAAAAATTAGCGCTTCAAACAAAGAGTAA
- the tusA gene encoding sulfurtransferase TusA → MNAQFDDATKTLDTLGLRCPEPVMLVRKTIRNMALGETLLVIADDPATVRDIPGFCRFMEHDLLNQETQSAPYRYLIRKKESNL, encoded by the coding sequence ATGAATGCTCAATTTGATGATGCAACCAAGACATTAGATACGCTAGGGCTACGTTGCCCTGAGCCTGTAATGTTAGTGCGTAAAACCATAAGAAATATGGCATTAGGTGAGACGTTATTAGTGATTGCTGATGATCCTGCCACAGTGCGTGATATTCCTGGCTTTTGCCGATTTATGGAACATGATTTATTAAATCAAGAGACGCAATCTGCACCTTATCGTTATCTTATCCGTAAAAAAGAGAGCAATCTGTAA
- a CDS encoding 7-cyano-7-deazaguanine/7-aminomethyl-7-deazaguanine transporter, producing MYTFTPRQKAVALLWLSLFHILIITSSNYLVQLPISIFGFHTTWGAFTFPFIFLATDLTVRIYGAPLARRIITAVMLPALAISYLISTLFFQGSWQGFASLADFNIMVARIATASFMAYVLGQIMDVSVFNRLRQQQKWWVAPSAAMFFGNLLDTLAFFFIAFYRSTDAFMAENWVEIALVDYVFKLTICMLFFLPAYGVLLNFILRHFFAQENQKQDYAEIRS from the coding sequence ATGTATACGTTTACTCCCCGCCAAAAAGCGGTGGCGCTGTTATGGCTTTCTTTGTTCCACATCCTGATAATTACTTCTAGTAACTATCTTGTGCAGTTACCTATTTCCATTTTTGGTTTCCATACCACTTGGGGTGCCTTTACCTTTCCGTTTATTTTTCTGGCAACAGATTTAACAGTTCGTATTTATGGCGCACCACTTGCCAGACGCATTATTACCGCCGTTATGCTACCTGCATTAGCGATTTCTTACCTGATTTCAACGCTTTTCTTCCAAGGCAGTTGGCAGGGTTTTGCCTCATTAGCTGATTTTAATATCATGGTGGCAAGAATTGCGACAGCGAGCTTTATGGCTTATGTGTTAGGTCAAATCATGGATGTGTCTGTCTTTAATCGTTTAAGACAACAACAAAAATGGTGGGTAGCGCCAAGTGCAGCAATGTTCTTCGGTAATTTACTCGACACACTCGCATTCTTCTTTATTGCATTTTATCGTAGTACTGACGCATTTATGGCGGAGAATTGGGTTGAAATTGCATTAGTTGACTACGTGTTTAAATTGACCATTTGTATGCTGTTCTTCTTACCTGCTTATGGTGTCTTATTGAATTTTATTTTGCGTCACTTTTTCGCACAAGAAAATCAAAAACAAGATTATGCTGAAATTCGCTCATAA
- a CDS encoding glycerol dehydrogenase, which translates to MLKVIQSPAKYIQGPDALYHIGKYAKPFGDRALIIADKFVMELVGSTVKDSMSQYEVNGHFELFNGECTHNEINRLSELAKVQASLVIIGVGGGKTLDTAKAVAYKCQLPVVISPTIASTDAPTSALSVIYTELGAFDSYLFYPTNPDVVVMDTNIIASAPARLLVAGMGDALATYFEARACSHAQKQTMAGGKSTLAALALAELCYNTLLEDGYKAKLAVSRGVCTTAVENIIEANTFLSGIGFESAGLAAAHAIHNGFTALEECHNMYHGEKVAFGTLVQLVLENSPLEELEEFLDFCILVGLPVTLEELGINATGDELNEKIMAVAELSCAEGETIYNMPFDIDSDKVYAAILTADQLGREWLY; encoded by the coding sequence ATGTTAAAAGTTATTCAATCCCCCGCTAAATATATTCAAGGGCCTGACGCGCTATATCATATTGGTAAATACGCAAAGCCTTTTGGTGATAGAGCACTAATTATTGCCGATAAATTTGTTATGGAACTTGTCGGTAGTACCGTTAAAGATAGTATGTCTCAGTATGAAGTTAATGGGCACTTCGAACTTTTTAATGGTGAATGCACACACAACGAAATCAATCGACTATCTGAACTTGCAAAAGTACAAGCCTCTCTTGTGATCATCGGTGTTGGTGGTGGTAAAACACTTGATACAGCCAAAGCTGTTGCTTATAAATGCCAACTTCCTGTCGTTATTTCCCCAACCATTGCTTCCACTGATGCCCCAACAAGCGCACTTTCTGTGATTTATACTGAATTAGGCGCATTTGATAGTTACCTTTTCTACCCAACAAATCCTGATGTTGTCGTGATGGATACTAATATCATCGCTTCTGCACCAGCTCGTTTATTAGTAGCAGGTATGGGGGATGCTTTAGCAACCTACTTTGAAGCAAGAGCTTGCAGTCATGCCCAAAAACAGACTATGGCAGGAGGTAAATCAACACTTGCAGCCTTAGCTCTAGCTGAACTTTGCTATAACACCCTTTTAGAAGATGGTTATAAGGCTAAACTTGCAGTAAGCCGTGGTGTCTGTACAACTGCGGTAGAAAATATTATTGAAGCTAATACCTTTTTAAGTGGTATCGGTTTTGAAAGTGCAGGTCTTGCGGCTGCCCACGCTATTCATAATGGATTTACGGCATTAGAAGAGTGTCACAACATGTATCATGGTGAAAAAGTTGCCTTTGGTACATTAGTCCAATTAGTGTTAGAAAACAGTCCATTAGAAGAGTTAGAAGAGTTTCTAGATTTCTGTATTTTAGTCGGACTACCTGTCACTTTGGAAGAATTAGGTATCAATGCCACAGGTGATGAGTTAAATGAAAAAATCATGGCGGTTGCTGAGTTAAGTTGCGCTGAAGGTGAGACAATTTATAACATGCCATTTGATATCGATTCCGATAAGGTTTACGCCGCGATTTTAACTGCCGACCAATTAGGACGGGAATGGCTTTATTAA
- a CDS encoding phosphoenolpyruvate-utilizing N-terminal domain-containing protein, producing MVSIVLVSKSLTLANGIKELVNQTVDRQVKIAIATNYQTPSDLANEVSPETILTAIKKCYSKQGVLVLLDTYHSAQNAALAIANLDHNIATNVALSSAPIVEGTLAAANSIALGASLEEAEKAAHKTITIKKLQLGENLPNFNIHPKNTNYEPVRIITAPVWLYPYHRFVIPRKKISSHLLLEEQKRLIKAIERSKKDIDWLTEEAYRKIGEQYAHIFSSHRFLLENTELQLTVCSMISKHHCNAEFALQQTFIDLIDTYAQMDDDNMRARESDLDDILSRLLRYLTSAPPPITHPPYENAILVTKQLHPSTLMALDTNKIKGILLSHGNPLSNTTVLANALDIPIINEAGRQALSLTDGQNITLKKVQNIWLYQNTYISH from the coding sequence ATGGTCAGTATCGTATTAGTTTCAAAGAGCCTTACGCTCGCCAATGGTATTAAAGAGCTCGTTAATCAGACTGTAGATCGCCAAGTAAAAATTGCCATTGCGACCAACTATCAAACACCTTCTGATCTTGCTAATGAAGTGTCACCAGAAACCATACTCACTGCAATTAAAAAGTGTTATAGCAAACAAGGTGTACTCGTTTTACTCGATACTTATCATTCAGCACAAAATGCAGCACTTGCCATCGCCAACCTTGATCACAACATTGCCACAAATGTTGCGTTAAGCTCAGCTCCGATTGTTGAAGGCACCTTAGCTGCCGCCAATAGTATTGCACTAGGCGCTTCACTTGAAGAAGCAGAAAAAGCAGCACATAAAACCATTACAATTAAAAAACTGCAATTAGGTGAAAATCTTCCTAATTTTAATATTCACCCTAAAAACACAAATTACGAACCTGTCAGAATTATCACCGCACCCGTTTGGCTATATCCTTATCACCGTTTCGTGATCCCTCGTAAAAAAATATCCTCTCATTTATTGCTTGAAGAGCAAAAACGCCTCATTAAAGCGATTGAGCGATCTAAAAAGGATATTGATTGGTTAACTGAGGAAGCGTATCGCAAGATTGGAGAACAGTATGCTCATATTTTTTCGAGTCACCGCTTCTTATTAGAAAATACCGAATTACAACTGACTGTATGTAGCATGATAAGTAAACATCACTGTAATGCTGAGTTTGCCTTACAGCAGACATTTATTGATTTAATAGATACTTACGCGCAAATGGATGATGATAATATGCGTGCTCGTGAAAGTGATTTAGATGATATTTTATCTCGATTACTACGCTATTTAACCTCAGCTCCTCCTCCAATCACACATCCTCCTTATGAAAATGCAATTCTAGTGACAAAACAGCTTCATCCTTCAACATTAATGGCTCTTGATACCAACAAGATAAAAGGGATTTTATTAAGTCATGGAAACCCACTATCTAATACTACTGTATTAGCTAATGCATTAGATATTCCAATTATTAACGAGGCGGGAAGGCAAGCTCTTTCGCTGACTGATGGGCAAAATATCACACTTAAAAAAGTCCAAAATATTTGGCTTTATCAAAATACCTATATCTCTCATTAA
- the glpC gene encoding anaerobic glycerol-3-phosphate dehydrogenase subunit GlpC: MSLHDNSFEACIKCTVCTTYCPVAKVNPLYPGPKQAGPDGERLRLKDPMLYDEALKYCTNCKRCEVACPSDVKIGDIISRAKLNYNTKTPKLRDAILSHTDLMGSLSTPMAPIVNTITGLKPVRKILDKALKIDHRRELPKYSFGTFRTWMKKQVEEQARFKDQVAFFHGCYANYNHPQLGKDLVKVFNKMEIGVQLLKREKCCGVALIANGFVKQAKKQAAVNLESLTEKIVENNIPVVATSSTCTFTIRDEYEHILDVDTSKVRENIELATRYIYRLLEEGRELPLKHTPLKVAYHTPCHMEKMGWTAYSIDLIKRIPGVEVIVLDSQCCGIAGTYGFKSENYDVAQGIGAGLFRQIEESGCDLVITDCETCKWQIEMSTTKKCEHPISLLARAL, translated from the coding sequence ATGAGTTTACATGATAACAGTTTTGAAGCGTGCATTAAGTGTACTGTTTGTACTACTTATTGCCCAGTTGCAAAAGTAAATCCACTTTACCCCGGCCCTAAACAAGCTGGCCCTGATGGTGAGCGTTTACGCCTAAAAGATCCGATGCTTTATGATGAAGCATTGAAATATTGCACTAACTGTAAGCGTTGTGAAGTTGCTTGTCCGTCAGATGTGAAGATTGGTGACATCATTTCGCGTGCGAAACTGAACTACAATACAAAAACACCAAAACTTCGTGACGCTATTTTAAGTCATACGGATTTAATGGGTTCATTATCAACGCCAATGGCGCCGATAGTAAATACCATTACAGGATTAAAACCTGTACGTAAGATCTTGGATAAAGCACTTAAAATCGACCATCGTCGTGAATTACCAAAATACTCTTTTGGTACATTCAGAACGTGGATGAAAAAACAAGTTGAAGAGCAAGCGCGTTTTAAAGATCAAGTTGCCTTCTTCCACGGTTGTTACGCTAACTATAATCACCCACAATTAGGGAAAGACTTAGTTAAAGTATTCAACAAAATGGAGATTGGTGTTCAGCTATTAAAACGCGAAAAATGCTGTGGTGTTGCATTAATTGCGAATGGTTTTGTTAAACAAGCCAAAAAACAAGCCGCAGTAAACCTTGAATCGCTGACAGAAAAAATTGTTGAAAACAATATTCCTGTCGTTGCAACATCATCAACCTGTACTTTCACTATTCGTGACGAGTATGAACATATCCTCGATGTTGATACATCAAAAGTACGTGAAAATATTGAATTAGCAACACGCTATATTTATCGTTTATTAGAAGAAGGTCGTGAATTACCACTGAAACATACTCCGCTAAAAGTGGCGTATCACACTCCTTGTCATATGGAAAAAATGGGATGGACAGCATATTCCATTGATTTAATTAAACGTATCCCTGGTGTTGAGGTTATTGTTTTAGATTCTCAATGCTGTGGTATTGCCGGAACGTATGGTTTTAAATCTGAAAACTACGATGTTGCTCAAGGCATTGGTGCGGGTTTATTCCGCCAAATTGAAGAGAGTGGCTGTGATTTGGTGATCACAGACTGTGAAACCTGTAAATGGCAAATTGAGATGTCAACAACGAAAAAATGTGAACACCCCATTAGTTTACTGGCAAGAGCATTATAA